GAGGAAAGCCTTGAAGAGGAGTGGATGGGTTTACTGGGGTACCTTTCCAGAATCtctatttgtaaaaaaaagaaaggtaagtaATGGGGGTGGCACTTCTAGTTGGGTTTGGAGACCTGGTTCTGTAGGTACTTGAAGCTAGGAAGGTGGATAACTTGGTGATCCTAACATGTTTCTGCCCCTCGGGGGTGAAAAGGCCTGTCTCAGGAAATCCACTTCAGCTTAAGGAATAGATTCATGTTTGCTTGGCTCCTTGGAGTCCCAGAACCAAGGGGAGGCAATTGAGTGTTTCAGGTTTTATCAGGCATGAGCTGCAGACTACCTAAAGGAGCAAGATTGAATAAAAAGGATCTTCTGGCCAGGGCCAGTTCATATGGCGCTTTGCTGTTCTTTTGTTTAACCGTGTCTAGGAAGATTTTGACACCCTAGATTTTCTGGGGCTGTTCATACCCAGGAAGTGGAGAGAAACTGCAACTCCTGTTCCTCAATTCCAGTTACCATTCCTTATAGACCACCAGCCCCTGTTGATAGCTCATCTCTGGTGGATGTGCTCAGGCTTCTTCCAAAATCTAACTTTCTGTCTCTGCCACAGATTACTGTAAGAAGTACAGAAAATATGTGAGAAGCAGATTCCAGTGTATCAAAGACAGGAACGCCCGTCTGGGTGAGAGCGTGAACCTCAACAAACGCTTCACCAGGCTGCGTCTCATCAAGGAACATCGGAGCCAGCAGGAGAGAGAACATGAGCTCCTGGCCATTGGTAGGACCTCAGCCAAGATGCAGGATGGCCCCGTGAGTTCCATGAACTTGGAATTGCTTTTTGATCCTGAGGACCAGTACTCTGAGCCTGTGCACACGGTGGTATTCCAGGGAGCAGCGGGCATTGGCAAAACAATACTGGCCAGGAAGATCATGTTGGACTGGGCGTCAGAGGAACTTTACAAGGACAAATTTGACTATTTGTTTTACATTCACTGTCGGGAGGTGAGCCTTGGGATGCAGAGGAGCCTGGGGGACCTGATCGCCAGCTGCTGCCCTGGCCCAAACCCACCCATAGGCAAGATTGTGAGCAAACCTTCCAGGATCCTCTTCCTTATGGACGGTTTTGATGAGCTTCAAGGTGCCTTTGATGAGCACACAGAAGCACTCTGCACGAACTGGCAGAAGGTGGAGCGGGGAGACATTCTCCTGAGCAGTCTCATCAGAAAAAGACTGCTTCCCGAGGCCTCTCTGCTCATCACCACAAGACCTGTGGCCCTGGAGAAACTTCAGCACTTGCTGGGCCGGGCTCGTCATGTGGAGATCCTGGGTTTCTCAGAGGTCAGAAAGAAGGAATATTTCTTTAAGTATTTCTCAGATGAGCAGCAAGCCAGGGAAGCCTTCAGGCTGATTCAGGAGAACGAGATCCTCTTCACCATGTGCTTTATTCCCCTGGTCTGCTGGATTGTGTGCACGGGGCTGAAACAGCAAATGGACAGTGGCAAGAGTCTTGCTCGGACGTCCAAGACCACCACTGCAGTGTACATCTTCTTCCTCTCCAGTTTGTTGCAGTCCCAAGGAGGGAGCCAGGAGCACCACAACTCTGCCACCCTCTGGGGTCTCTGTTCATTGGCTGCAGATGGAATCTGGAACCAGAAAATCCTGTTTGAGGAGTGTGATCTCAGGAATCACGGCCTGCAGAAGGCAGATGTGTCTGCTTTCTTGAGGATGAACCTATTCCAAAAGGAAGTGGACTGTGAGAAATTCTACAGCTTCATCCACATGACCTTCCAGGAGTTCTTTGCTGCCATGTACTATCTGCTGGAAGAGGAGAATCAGGGGGAGATGAGGAACATGCAGTGGAGTAATTTGAAGCTTCCCAACCGAGATGTGAGGGTCCTTCTCGAAAACTACGGCAAGTTTGAAAAAGGGTATCTGATTTTTGTTGTCCGTTTTCTCTTTGGCCTTATAAACCAGGAGAGAACCTCCTACCTGGAGAAAAAACTGAGTTGCAAGATCTCTCAGAAAATCAGGCTGGAGTTGCTAAAATGGATTGAAGCAAAAGCCAAGGCCAAGATGCTACAGATTGAGCCCAGCCAGCTGGAATTGTTCTACTGTTTGTATGAGATGCAGGAGGAGGACTTTGTGCAAAGGGCCATGGGCTACTTCCCCAAAATTGAGATCAAGCTCTCCACCAGAATGGACcatgtggtttcttctttttgtattgaGAACTGCCACCACATGGAATCACTTTCGCTGAGATTGCTCCATAACTCAtccaaggaggaggaagaggaagaggaggaggagaaagaggaggaagttcAACACTCTGATGTGAACCATTGTGTCCTCTCTGATCCTCATGTTACATATTCTCAGCGGTAAGGAGATTCTGCTTCAGGCAGGTGGTAGTATATGTCTTCTATTTTCTAGCCACCTATCTCTTggctctcgctctctctccttccttcttaacTGTCTTGCAAATGCAGTTGCCACAGGTACATAATAATGCCACCACCGCTCATTTCTACCAGACCCCTTCATTGGCAGACATTGACTAGTAGAGAAAGGGTAGGTGGACAAACGCCATGAGAAAAAGCCAAcgaaacaaaaagcaaatgtttggtggATGCCAATTTAGCACAAGGCATTCTGTGGGGGaaagaatggaataaaaatgttCGTAAACTCAAATTGCTTGTAATGTACTTGGGGCTTTAGTGCATAATACCCTATCAGTACCTAAGGGGCAAAACAACCCCTTTGACTCTGCCCGGGAGTGCAGAGGACAGAGGGCCCTCAGTGTTGGATGCTTGGGGGAGGTTTCTTGGAGGAGTGAAGTTTGAGCCTGCCGTGAAGGATTGATAAGATGTGTGTGAGTGGAAGAGAAGGTAAAGGGATTTGTGCAATGGGTTCTTGTAGGAAGAAAGCATGAATATGGTCTGAGGAAGAGGACTTATGTtggagaaaatggggagggaCATGGCTTCACTGGAACAATCAATGAGGGGAAATCGAGGGAAATAGGGCTGGAAAGGAGAGAGTGCTCCAAGGCTCCCAACTTGCGTTTGCAGCCAGGCATTTATCAACAACACCCCCTTCAGGGTCTGTTCACCCCCTTGCTAGGGGGTTGGATGCCAGTTGCTCTGTGTGTACAGTGAAGGGATTGAGTTACTTGACTTCTAAATCCTTGCACAGAAACTGCCACAGCTACAGTGGCTGTGGGGAGGCGGCTGCTCTGTGAATGCTTGGGTTTAACTGCTATAGAAGACACTTGACATAGGACAAAATTAAGGAGAAAGAGAGCTGACCCTTTCACTGGCAGCAATACATTTTCGGCTCCCTCTCTTTGCCTCAGCACCACTGCCAGGATGACTTTTCTATTTACTGTCGGGTCATCAAGGACCACCCGCTGGGGCTTCAGTGGTGGCTAAGACCAAGGTCCTGCTCACAGTGACTTACAGTTGGGTTGTGGGAACAGGCAGGAAACAAGGGCAGATGGTAGAGAGGATGGGCTTTGGCAAGAACACCAGTGGAGTGCCCCTAGAGCACATGGGTGGAGCCCTTGAACAGCCGGACCCTGAACGGTGGGGCGTGAGAGAGCCGTGGATGTGCAAAGGGCAGCCCAGATTGAGGGAACAGTGGGTTCaaagggtgggaggtgggaaaggagggTACATTTTGACAATGGCAAATAGTTCAGAATAGCCAGAGAGAagttgggagagggagagaaagagagagggagactaAGAGGAGAAGATCTGCTCTCTAGGGCTCTAAAATTGAAGCTGAGTAAACAAGACATCTGACAGAGATCACACAGCTGTGAGGAAGGCTAGCGGAGACTCAGACTAAAACTCCTGATGACAAGCCTGATGCCCATCTTGCGAGATGACAGCTGCCTTCTTCTCAGGGCAGGAGCTTGCTTTGCGTGTTCTAGAGCCTTCGAAGGGCCGGCAGCGTGGGCATCCACCTGGTGCCTGTTAGAAGTGCAGGACTGCAGGCCTGATCCTAGATCCAtggagtcagaatctgcattttcacaagagCTGAACTTTGAAATCACctggaagtcttttttttaacatttttattggagaataattgctgtacaatggtgtgttcgtttctgctttagccactatggagaacagtatgtaggttccttcaaaaaccacaaatagaactaccatacgacccagcaattccattaccggtcatataccctgagaaaaccataattcaaagagttatgtaccacgatgttcattgcagctctatttacaatagccaggagatggaagcaacctaagtgtccatcatcggatgaatggataaagaagatgtggcacagttatacaacggaatattactcagccgtaaaaagaaacgaaattgagttatttgcagtgaggtggatggacctacagtctgtcatacagagtgaagtaagtcagaaagacaaataccgtatgctaacacatatatatggaatctaagaaaaaaaaatgtcatgaagcacCTGGAAGTCTTAAAAATATCCATATGCTTGGTCCCACCTCAGAGATTCTGACTTTATTCCTATGGCTTGGCCTAGGGATTTTCGAGAGCACTGCTGATGTTATTGTGCAGAACTGGTGAGAACTGGTCTCTGGGTCACTTAGCAGAGTGTCCAGGGCCATGGGCAGGACAGCTGACTGTTGAGGGAGGAAGGATGCCTGAGGGAAGGGCCAGAGGGTATTCACAGTCAGCCAAAGTCACAGGctctttcttaattgttttttacttttaattttagtattattttttaattgaggtacagttgatgtacaatattatatgtttcaggtgtatagcatagtgattcacaagttttaaaggttacattccatttatagttattataaaatattggctatattccttgtgttgtacaatgTATTCTTATagtgtatttattttacacatagtagtttgtacctcttaatcccctacccctatcttgttCCTCCCcgttccttctccccactggtaaccactagtttgttctttgtatccgtgagtttgtttcttttccattgtgctcactcgtttgttttattttttagattccacatataagtgatatcatatagtatttctctttcacttacctcacttagcataataccctctaagttcatccatgttgttacaacaaaatttcattatttttaaatttaatttagtttttaatttctttaattgaagtatagttaatttatagtgtcctgttagtttcaggtgtacagcacagtgattcagaaacatacatatgtatatatatatatatttttttcaggttcttttcccttataggttattacaaaatattgaatataattccctgtgctctacagtaggtccttgttggttatctattttatatatagtagtgtgtatatgttaatcccaacctcctaatttattcctctcccccactttggtaaccataactttgttttctatgtctgtgagtctctttctgttttgtaaataagtttattggtattattttttagattccacataca
This genomic interval from Phocoena sinus isolate mPhoSin1 chromosome 3, mPhoSin1.pri, whole genome shotgun sequence contains the following:
- the NLRP3 gene encoding NACHT, LRR and PYD domains-containing protein 3 isoform X1 produces the protein MASVRCKLARYLEDLEDVDFKKFKMHLEDYPSQKGCTSLPRGQTEKADHVDLATLMIDFNGEEKAWGMAKWIFAAINRRDLYEKVKRDEPEWDNANVSVISQEESLEEEWMGLLGYLSRISICKKKKDYCKKYRKYVRSRFQCIKDRNARLGESVNLNKRFTRLRLIKEHRSQQEREHELLAIGRTSAKMQDGPVSSMNLELLFDPEDQYSEPVHTVVFQGAAGIGKTILARKIMLDWASEELYKDKFDYLFYIHCREVSLGMQRSLGDLIASCCPGPNPPIGKIVSKPSRILFLMDGFDELQGAFDEHTEALCTNWQKVERGDILLSSLIRKRLLPEASLLITTRPVALEKLQHLLGRARHVEILGFSEVRKKEYFFKYFSDEQQAREAFRLIQENEILFTMCFIPLVCWIVCTGLKQQMDSGKSLARTSKTTTAVYIFFLSSLLQSQGGSQEHHNSATLWGLCSLAADGIWNQKILFEECDLRNHGLQKADVSAFLRMNLFQKEVDCEKFYSFIHMTFQEFFAAMYYLLEEENQGEMRNMQWSNLKLPNRDVRVLLENYGKFEKGYLIFVVRFLFGLINQERTSYLEKKLSCKISQKIRLELLKWIEAKAKAKMLQIEPSQLELFYCLYEMQEEDFVQRAMGYFPKIEIKLSTRMDHVVSSFCIENCHHMESLSLRLLHNSSKEEEEEEEEEKEEEVQHSDVNHCVLSDPHVTYSQRLVNYLTSSICRGIFSVLSNNWNLTELNLSGNTLGDPGMKVLCETLQQPGCNIRRLWLGQCCLSHQCCFNISSVLSNNQKLVELDLSHNALGDFGIRLLCVGLRHLFCKLKKLWLVSCCLTSVCCDDLASVLSTNHSLTRLYLGENALGDAGVGILCEKAKNPQCNLQKLGLVNSGITSGGCVALCSVLSTNKNLTHLYLRGNALGDVGVKLLCKGLLHAHCKLQVLELDNCSLTSHCCWGLSTLLTSNQSLRKLSLGNNDLGDLGVMLLCEVLKQQGCLLKCLKLCGMYFNYDTKRALETLQEEKPELTIVFEPAR
- the NLRP3 gene encoding NACHT, LRR and PYD domains-containing protein 3 isoform X4 translates to MASVRCKLARYLEDLEDVDFKKFKMHLEDYPSQKGCTSLPRGQTEKADHVDLATLMIDFNGEEKAWGMAKWIFAAINRRDLYEKVKRDEPEWDNANVSVISQEESLEEEWMGLLGYLSRISICKKKKDYCKKYRKYVRSRFQCIKDRNARLGESVNLNKRFTRLRLIKEHRSQQEREHELLAIGRTSAKMQDGPVSSMNLELLFDPEDQYSEPVHTVVFQGAAGIGKTILARKIMLDWASEELYKDKFDYLFYIHCREVSLGMQRSLGDLIASCCPGPNPPIGKIVSKPSRILFLMDGFDELQGAFDEHTEALCTNWQKVERGDILLSSLIRKRLLPEASLLITTRPVALEKLQHLLGRARHVEILGFSEVRKKEYFFKYFSDEQQAREAFRLIQENEILFTMCFIPLVCWIVCTGLKQQMDSGKSLARTSKTTTAVYIFFLSSLLQSQGGSQEHHNSATLWGLCSLAADGIWNQKILFEECDLRNHGLQKADVSAFLRMNLFQKEVDCEKFYSFIHMTFQEFFAAMYYLLEEENQGEMRNMQWSNLKLPNRDVRVLLENYGKFEKGYLIFVVRFLFGLINQERTSYLEKKLSCKISQKIRLELLKWIEAKAKAKMLQIEPSQLELFYCLYEMQEEDFVQRAMGYFPKIEIKLSTRMDHVVSSFCIENCHHMESLSLRLLHNSSKEEEEEEEEEKEEEVQHSDVNHCVLSDPHVTYSQRLVNYLTSSICRGIFSVLSNNWNLTELNLSGNTLGDPGMKVLCETLQQPGCNIRRLWLGQCCLSHQCCFNISSVLSNNQKLVELDLSHNALGDFGIRLLCVGLRHLFCKLKKLWLVSCCLTSVCCDDLASVLSTNHSLTRLYLGENALGDAGVGILCEKAKNPQCNLQKLGRTLLFTVVLFQDITTATLNLSNHHSDQSAGINTESRPSTSKDYDSLKAQTT
- the NLRP3 gene encoding NACHT, LRR and PYD domains-containing protein 3 isoform X3 — protein: MASVRCKLARYLEDLEDVDFKKFKMHLEDYPSQKGCTSLPRGQTEKADHVDLATLMIDFNGEEKAWGMAKWIFAAINRRDLYEKVKRDEPEWDNANVSVISQEESLEEEWMGLLGYLSRISICKKKKDYCKKYRKYVRSRFQCIKDRNARLGESVNLNKRFTRLRLIKEHRSQQEREHELLAIGRTSAKMQDGPVSSMNLELLFDPEDQYSEPVHTVVFQGAAGIGKTILARKIMLDWASEELYKDKFDYLFYIHCREVSLGMQRSLGDLIASCCPGPNPPIGKIVSKPSRILFLMDGFDELQGAFDEHTEALCTNWQKVERGDILLSSLIRKRLLPEASLLITTRPVALEKLQHLLGRARHVEILGFSEVRKKEYFFKYFSDEQQAREAFRLIQENEILFTMCFIPLVCWIVCTGLKQQMDSGKSLARTSKTTTAVYIFFLSSLLQSQGGSQEHHNSATLWGLCSLAADGIWNQKILFEECDLRNHGLQKADVSAFLRMNLFQKEVDCEKFYSFIHMTFQEFFAAMYYLLEEENQGEMRNMQWSNLKLPNRDVRVLLENYGKFEKGYLIFVVRFLFGLINQERTSYLEKKLSCKISQKIRLELLKWIEAKAKAKMLQIEPSQLELFYCLYEMQEEDFVQRAMGYFPKIEIKLSTRMDHVVSSFCIENCHHMESLSLRLLHNSSKEEEEEEEEEKEEEVQHSDVNHCVLSDPHVTYSQRLVNYLTSSICRGIFSVLSNNWNLTELNLSGNTLGDPGMKVLCETLQQPGCNIRRLWLGQCCLSHQCCFNISSVLSNNQKLVELDLSHNALGDFGIRLLCVGLRHLFCKLKKLWLVSCCLTSVCCDDLASVLSTNHSLTRLYLGENALGDAGVGILCEKAKNPQCNLQKLGLDNCSLTSHCCWGLSTLLTSNQSLRKLSLGNNDLGDLGVMLLCEVLKQQGCLLKCLKLCGMYFNYDTKRALETLQEEKPELTIVFEPAR
- the NLRP3 gene encoding NACHT, LRR and PYD domains-containing protein 3 isoform X2; its protein translation is MASVRCKLARYLEDLEDVDFKKFKMHLEDYPSQKGCTSLPRGQTEKADHVDLATLMIDFNGEEKAWGMAKWIFAAINRRDLYEKVKRDEPEWDNANVSVISQEESLEEEWMGLLGYLSRISICKKKKDYCKKYRKYVRSRFQCIKDRNARLGESVNLNKRFTRLRLIKEHRSQQEREHELLAIGRTSAKMQDGPVSSMNLELLFDPEDQYSEPVHTVVFQGAAGIGKTILARKIMLDWASEELYKDKFDYLFYIHCREVSLGMQRSLGDLIASCCPGPNPPIGKIVSKPSRILFLMDGFDELQGAFDEHTEALCTNWQKVERGDILLSSLIRKRLLPEASLLITTRPVALEKLQHLLGRARHVEILGFSEVRKKEYFFKYFSDEQQAREAFRLIQENEILFTMCFIPLVCWIVCTGLKQQMDSGKSLARTSKTTTAVYIFFLSSLLQSQGGSQEHHNSATLWGLCSLAADGIWNQKILFEECDLRNHGLQKADVSAFLRMNLFQKEVDCEKFYSFIHMTFQEFFAAMYYLLEEENQGEMRNMQWSNLKLPNRDVRVLLENYGKFEKGYLIFVVRFLFGLINQERTSYLEKKLSCKISQKIRLELLKWIEAKAKAKMLQIEPSQLELFYCLYEMQEEDFVQRAMGYFPKIEIKLSTRMDHVVSSFCIENCHHMESLSLRLLHNSSKEEEEEEEEEKEEEVQHSDVNHCVLSDPHVTYSQRLVNYLTSSICRGIFSVLSNNWNLTELNLSGNTLGDPGMKVLCETLQQPGCNIRRLWLGQCCLSHQCCFNISSVLSNNQKLVELDLSHNALGDFGIRLLCVGLRHLFCKLKKLWLVSCCLTSVCCDDLASVLSTNHSLTRLYLGENALGDAGVGILCEKAKNPQCNLQKLGRTLLFTVVLFQDITTATLNLSNHHSDQSAGINTESRPSTSKDYDSLKAQTTVGEFWHYVRWLCSSVLGAQHKQESHTPLPTGQCSWRRGGQATL